The following proteins come from a genomic window of Salinicoccus sp. RF5:
- the rplL gene encoding 50S ribosomal protein L7/L12, whose protein sequence is MMSQEQIIEAIKEMSVLELNDLVKAIEEEFGVTAAAPVAAAGAGGGEAAAEEQTEFDVELTDAGSSKIKVIKVVREATGLGLKEAKAVVDGAPKVVKEGLAKEEAEELKSQLEEVGASVELK, encoded by the coding sequence ATAATGTCTCAAGAACAAATCATTGAAGCAATAAAAGAAATGTCCGTACTTGAACTTAACGACCTTGTTAAAGCAATTGAAGAAGAATTCGGCGTAACAGCTGCAGCTCCAGTAGCAGCAGCAGGCGCAGGCGGCGGAGAAGCAGCTGCTGAAGAACAGACTGAATTCGACGTTGAACTTACAGACGCTGGATCTTCCAAGATCAAAGTCATCAAAGTTGTTCGTGAAGCAACTGGTCTCGGACTCAAAGAAGCGAAAGCAGTCGTTGACGGCGCACCTAAAGTTGTCAAAGAAGGCCTCGCTAAAGAAGAAGCTGAAGAACTCAAATCCCAGCTTGAAGAAGTTGGCGCAAGCGTAGAACTTAAATAA
- a CDS encoding class I SAM-dependent methyltransferase, whose amino-acid sequence MSHYFTGDNTEHEYREIKFNYRGRVYRFRTDRGVFSRDRIDYGSSVLIDAVVHDTNMSEGGVFVDMGAGYGPIGIVLGDVLGARPVMVEVNSDALMLCRGNAEQNGVEAEVMDRTEYDERELAEPPALYVTNPPFRAGKPVVLEMIEDAHRKLGAGGSFYMVVQKKQGMPSYRKAVEKLFGNSEIVAKDKGYHVLKGIKM is encoded by the coding sequence ATGAGCCATTATTTCACTGGAGATAATACAGAACATGAATATAGGGAGATCAAATTCAACTACAGGGGCAGGGTCTACCGCTTCAGGACCGACCGCGGCGTCTTTTCGAGGGACCGTATCGACTATGGATCCTCGGTTCTGATCGATGCCGTCGTCCATGACACTAACATGTCAGAAGGCGGTGTATTCGTAGACATGGGTGCAGGATACGGCCCGATCGGCATTGTCCTTGGCGATGTGCTGGGTGCAAGGCCTGTCATGGTCGAAGTGAATTCCGACGCGCTTATGCTGTGCCGTGGGAATGCAGAGCAGAATGGTGTGGAAGCCGAAGTGATGGATCGTACGGAATATGATGAAAGGGAACTTGCAGAGCCTCCGGCGCTCTATGTGACCAACCCGCCTTTCCGTGCGGGGAAGCCAGTGGTGCTGGAAATGATTGAAGATGCCCACAGGAAACTTGGCGCAGGAGGATCCTTCTATATGGTGGTCCAGAAGAAGCAGGGCATGCCGTCGTACAGAAAAGCAGTTGAAAAGCTTTTCGGGAACTCGGAAATCGTTGCCAAGGACAAAGGCTATCATGTGCTGAAGGGCATCAAAATGTAG